Proteins encoded within one genomic window of Geotalea daltonii FRC-32:
- a CDS encoding PP2C family protein-serine/threonine phosphatase produces the protein MTKPSDAGEDWDAQREKIIGLGERSLRKTYYPELQQKLDELERFRSLLDESNDCIFLFQVPSFAFVDVNESACRQLDCPREKFLSLSLENLVPVEDLLRIRQLATAAITDGRDKGTIMTQLNKCSGGEFPAEITIRIVNLNKACYGVAVARDITERLQAQKVLLENSRMLRDMELARQIQLSLLPGAPPRVPGVRLAGCCVPATHVGGDYYDYYIREKGTLDLVVADVSGHSIGAALMTAEARSVLRAQFHSSPSAGKLLAYLNDVLYDDLNRAGLFITLFYVKYDPESRMLAYANAGHVSPLLLRPPEVSCRKLDAEGLIIGVREDETYEEKELQMQPGDLLVLYTDGITEAQNSAGEMFGFSRLCSIVSAISSNPPEDVVSIVLEQLAGFTGTTALEDDVTMIVMKVI, from the coding sequence ATGACAAAGCCTTCTGATGCGGGGGAGGACTGGGATGCCCAGCGGGAGAAGATCATCGGCCTGGGGGAACGTTCCCTGCGCAAGACCTATTACCCGGAGCTTCAGCAGAAGCTTGACGAGCTGGAAAGATTCCGCTCGCTCCTGGATGAGAGCAATGACTGCATCTTTCTTTTCCAGGTACCGTCCTTCGCTTTTGTCGATGTCAACGAATCCGCCTGTCGGCAACTGGACTGTCCCCGGGAAAAATTCCTCTCCCTCAGCCTCGAAAATCTCGTTCCCGTAGAAGACCTGCTGCGTATCAGGCAGCTGGCCACGGCTGCTATCACTGACGGTAGAGACAAAGGCACCATCATGACCCAGCTGAACAAGTGTTCCGGTGGCGAGTTTCCGGCAGAGATCACTATCAGAATCGTCAACCTGAATAAGGCCTGCTACGGCGTGGCGGTGGCTCGCGACATAACAGAGCGGCTGCAGGCCCAGAAGGTGCTGCTGGAGAATTCCCGCATGCTGCGCGACATGGAACTGGCCCGGCAGATCCAACTATCCCTGCTGCCCGGCGCTCCTCCCCGGGTGCCAGGAGTGCGGCTCGCAGGATGCTGTGTTCCGGCGACCCACGTGGGGGGAGACTATTACGATTACTACATACGGGAAAAAGGCACCCTCGATCTGGTCGTTGCCGATGTGTCAGGACACAGCATCGGTGCCGCGCTGATGACGGCAGAAGCCAGGTCCGTCCTTCGCGCCCAGTTTCATTCATCCCCTAGCGCCGGCAAGCTTCTGGCCTATCTTAACGACGTCCTCTATGACGACCTGAACCGGGCGGGGCTTTTCATCACACTCTTTTATGTGAAGTACGATCCGGAAAGCCGCATGCTTGCCTATGCAAATGCCGGTCATGTCTCACCGTTGCTGTTGCGTCCCCCGGAGGTTTCCTGCCGCAAGCTGGATGCGGAAGGGCTGATCATCGGTGTCAGGGAGGATGAGACTTACGAAGAAAAAGAGCTGCAGATGCAGCCGGGAGATCTGCTTGTGCTTTATACGGACGGTATCACCGAAGCACAGAACAGTGCAGGTGAAATGTTCGGGTTCAGCCGGCTGTGCAGTATCGTTTCTGCCATCAGCTCCAACCCCCCGGAGGATGTGGTATCCATCGTACTGGAGCAATTAGCCGGTTTTACCGGCACTACGGCCCTGGAGGACGATGTGACCATGATCGTCATGAAAGTGATCTGA
- the ercA gene encoding alcohol dehydrogenase-like regulatory protein ErcA translates to MEPSEFQLRKFVAPEFIFGIDARKLAGRYARNFGARKVLVVTDPGVIAAGWTEEILASLRSVDLDYTLFSAVTSNPKAEEVMVGAELYRSSGCNAILAVGGGSPMDCAKGIGIVSSNRRHVLEFEGVDKVDIPTPPLICIPTTAGSGADVSQFAIITDTGKKVKIAIISKTLVPDVALIDPVVTTTMPAALTAFTALDALCHSIEAFVSTAHSPITDVHALHAMQLVTANLLPTLKEPDNMVRRGRMVLGSLQAGLAFSNASLGAVHAMAHSLGGFLGCAHGECNAILLPHVIDYNFESMSERYLEVAKSIGLNVEGMPPANGKNALTSFLQQLIREAGVPYCLGQLGISRDDIPELAKKAMNDPCIFTNPRQMRQRDIEAIYDKAF, encoded by the coding sequence ATGGAACCAAGTGAGTTTCAGTTACGAAAGTTTGTGGCGCCCGAATTCATATTCGGCATCGATGCTCGAAAGCTGGCCGGCAGATACGCCAGAAATTTCGGCGCCCGCAAGGTGCTGGTAGTGACTGACCCCGGGGTTATTGCTGCGGGTTGGACGGAAGAGATCCTGGCCTCCCTTAGATCTGTGGACCTCGACTACACGCTGTTTTCAGCAGTGACATCGAATCCCAAAGCTGAAGAGGTAATGGTCGGAGCCGAACTATACCGCTCTTCGGGCTGCAATGCCATACTGGCCGTCGGCGGCGGCAGCCCCATGGACTGCGCCAAGGGGATCGGCATCGTCAGCTCCAATCGCCGCCACGTGCTGGAATTCGAGGGCGTAGACAAAGTGGATATTCCAACTCCTCCGCTTATCTGCATCCCCACCACTGCCGGGTCAGGCGCCGATGTCTCCCAGTTTGCCATCATTACCGACACGGGAAAAAAGGTTAAGATCGCCATCATCAGCAAGACCCTGGTGCCGGATGTGGCCCTCATCGATCCGGTGGTTACTACCACAATGCCCGCCGCGCTTACGGCCTTTACCGCCCTTGATGCCCTCTGCCATTCCATAGAGGCGTTTGTCTCCACCGCCCATTCTCCCATCACCGACGTGCATGCGCTCCATGCTATGCAACTGGTGACAGCCAATCTCCTGCCGACTTTGAAGGAGCCTGATAACATGGTGCGCCGAGGCAGGATGGTGCTGGGCAGCCTTCAGGCAGGGTTGGCCTTTTCCAATGCCAGCCTTGGGGCGGTGCATGCCATGGCCCACAGTCTGGGAGGATTCCTTGGTTGCGCCCACGGCGAATGCAACGCCATTCTTCTTCCCCACGTCATCGACTACAATTTCGAGAGTATGTCCGAACGCTATCTGGAAGTAGCTAAATCCATAGGACTCAACGTCGAAGGTATGCCCCCCGCCAATGGCAAAAATGCCCTGACCTCTTTTCTCCAGCAGCTGATCAGGGAGGCGGGCGTTCCCTATTGCCTTGGACAGCTGGGGATCAGCCGTGATGATATTCCCGAGCTGGCGAAAAAAGCGATGAATGACCCATGCATCTTCACCAACCCCCGGCAAATGAGACAGAGGGACATCGAGGCGATTTATGACAAAGCCTTCTGA
- a CDS encoding AAA family ATPase, translating into MCRKIFIAATGQNTGKTTISLSLVHLARQRYKRVGFIKAIGPKCQEFNGCIVDKDAALMARVFDMEEDIRLMSPVVLGRGSTKRFLDGQLTTAELEGRLLAACREMERKYDFLVIEGAGHGGVGSVVGLSNGRVASLCNAPVLMVSGGGIGNVIDSVLLNLPLYRAEASPVRLLMVNKLLPEKREISLGYLTKAFAPLHLPVTAAFDYSPILANPTLNHIARLLDHPLCGDGAARSRIVHHVQLGAASSQKVIDLLAQSTLLITTSSRDELIVTLSSLYHIPAYREKIAGLVIPGQAPVSAITQRILDASGIPYIRIFQSTADVFSTITGHISKISVEDEEKIELICSSAEKVIDFDGIDRIAEEGLGANEGARRLRSLS; encoded by the coding sequence ATGTGCAGAAAAATCTTTATTGCCGCAACCGGCCAGAATACCGGTAAGACCACCATCAGCCTCTCGCTGGTCCACCTGGCACGGCAGCGGTACAAGCGGGTCGGCTTCATCAAGGCCATCGGGCCCAAGTGCCAGGAATTCAACGGCTGTATCGTTGACAAGGACGCGGCGCTGATGGCCCGGGTGTTCGACATGGAGGAAGATATCCGCCTCATGTCCCCGGTTGTCCTTGGCAGAGGCTCCACCAAGCGTTTTCTCGACGGCCAACTTACCACCGCCGAACTTGAAGGGAGACTACTTGCTGCCTGTCGGGAAATGGAAAGGAAGTACGATTTTCTGGTAATCGAGGGGGCCGGGCACGGCGGAGTCGGCTCGGTGGTGGGACTCAGCAACGGCCGGGTGGCCAGTCTGTGCAATGCGCCGGTGCTGATGGTGAGCGGCGGCGGCATCGGCAACGTCATCGATTCGGTCCTGCTCAATCTCCCCCTCTACCGGGCGGAGGCAAGCCCGGTCAGGCTACTCATGGTCAACAAGCTGCTGCCGGAAAAAAGGGAGATTTCCCTCGGCTATTTGACCAAGGCCTTCGCCCCTCTTCACCTGCCGGTGACGGCTGCTTTCGATTACTCACCGATCCTGGCTAACCCGACCCTCAACCACATCGCCAGGCTCCTCGATCACCCACTTTGCGGTGACGGTGCGGCACGCAGCCGCATCGTCCACCATGTCCAGCTCGGCGCCGCCTCTTCCCAGAAGGTCATTGATCTTCTGGCCCAATCGACCCTTCTCATCACCACCAGCTCCAGGGATGAACTGATCGTTACCCTGTCATCCCTCTATCACATCCCAGCCTACCGGGAAAAGATCGCCGGCCTGGTCATTCCCGGACAGGCTCCGGTATCGGCCATAACCCAGCGCATCCTCGATGCCAGCGGCATCCCCTATATCCGAATTTTCCAGTCCACGGCCGATGTTTTTTCCACCATTACCGGGCATATCTCCAAGATCAGCGTTGAGGATGAGGAAAAAATCGAGCTGATCTGTTCTTCGGCAGAGAAAGTCATTGATTTCGATGGGATCGACCGGATTGCAGAGGAAGGACTTGGGGCAAATGAAGGGGCGAGGAGACTCAGATCACTTTCATGA